From Drosophila yakuba strain Tai18E2 chromosome 2L, Prin_Dyak_Tai18E2_2.1, whole genome shotgun sequence, one genomic window encodes:
- the LOC6527253 gene encoding vitelline membrane protein Vm32E — MKIVAFTLVAFVALAGASCPYAAPAAAPAPAAPSGYPAPPCPTNYLFSCQPNLAPAPCAQEAPAYGSAGAYTEQVPQYVGNPSREQVQQFHQRIGMAALMEELRGLGQGIQGQQY; from the coding sequence ATGAAGATCGTCGCTTTCACCCTCGTTGCGTTTGTCGCCCTGGCCGGTGCTTCCTGCCCGTatgcagctccagctgctgctcctgcgcCCGCTGCTCCCTCTGGCTATCCGGCTCCACCCTGCCCCACCAACTACCTGTTCAGCTGCCAGCCCAATCTGGCCCCAGCTCCCTGTGCCCAGGAGGCTCCAGCCTACGGATCCGCCGGCGCCTACACAGAGCAGGTGCCCCAGTACGTGGGAAATCCCAGCCGGGAGCAGGTGCAGCAGTTCCACCAGCGCATTGGAATGGCGGCTCTGATGGAGGAGCTGCGCGGCCTGGGCCAGGGCATCCAGGGTCAACAGTACTAG
- the LOC6527254 gene encoding uncharacterized protein LOC6527254, whose product MQQTNAASGGDALLPLRACSTAGCKVATVVEKTKRKCSQFVSAPYIMPKPLVVNGHTSIFQVGGEMAKMGDIPSLSQMSGGDGGQLIYRIKPGTHAHVVNYVLIDEGSDSLEKARSGDQEAMRLLLESQRDSAVSKLQKLIANHKGGPPSGFVAHPSLRASRPAASVSTPGGTSVASGHVTTPQIHPDFSIASVEGAVPFTRAVPPSVVNPLTSAPAPVPSVAPAAVSAVQADSVDRLQAELVELRRTVARLEENSRR is encoded by the coding sequence ATGCAGCAAACTAATGCGGCTTCTGGCGGGGATGCACTGCTCCCATTGCGCGCCTGCAGCACGGCCGGATGCAAAGTGGCCACCGTGGTGGAGAAGACGAAGCGGAAGTGCTCCCAGTTTGTGTCCGCACCGTATATAATGCCCAAGCCACTGGTCGTCAATGGGCACACATCGATCTTTCAAGTGGGCGGCGAGATGGCCAAGATGGGCGACATTCCATCGCTGTCGCAAATGAGCGGTGGTGATGGTGGACAGCTGATATACCGGATAAAGCCGGGCACCCATGCCCATGTCGTCAACTATGTGCTCATCGACGAGGGCTCCGATTCGCTGGAGAAGGCCAGATCCGGCGACCAGGAGGCCATGCGTCTCCTGCTGGAATCGCAGCGCGACAGCGCCGTGTCCAAGCTGCAGAAGCTGATAGCCAACCATAAGGGAGGTCCGCCCTCGGGCTTTGTGGCGCATCCCTCGCTAAGGGCATCGCGGCCAGCGGCCTCCGTCTCAACGCCTGGCGGGACTTCCGTGGCCAGCGGCCATGTGACCACTCCTCAAATCCATCCGGACTTTTCCATCGCCAGCGTGGAGGGTGCGGTTCCCTTTACTCGCGCCGTTCCACCCTCCGTGGTGAATCCATTaacttcagctccagctccggTTCCTTCCGTCGCTCCAGCAGCTGTCAGTGCCGTGCAAGCCGACTCCGTGGATCGCCTCCAGGCGGAGCTCGTCGAGCTGCGACGCACGGTGGCGCGCTTGGAGGAGAATAGTCGCCGCTAG